The Sulfolobus acidocaldarius DSM 639 genome has a window encoding:
- a CDS encoding hydantoinase/oxoprolinase family protein produces the protein MIVAVDVGGTFTDAIAIDENGNIKYYKGLSTPRNPEVGLRKAIEELNVKVDRVIHATTVATNAFLGQLNLELPKTALITTKGFKDIIEIGRQNRPELYDMYFHKPKPLVPRELRFEVNERTLFDGKVLVKLNPLEIDEIAVRLKDVESVAVSFLHSYANPENEDVAKEVLSKHFNYVCISHEVCPEQREYERTSTTVINAMLMPIVSRYLESISKDIPSLYIMSSSGGLVDVDEVKKRPVQIIESGPAAGVVGAQVFSQLLGISNVISFDMGGTTAKAGSIVNNEIEITSEYEVGGKAHHGRLVKGSGYPVRFPFIDLAEVSAGGGTIIWRDEGGALRVGPISAGADPGPIAYMKGGDKPTLTDANLVLGRINEYLLSGNMRLDVEGARSGLEKLGDPIEVSYQAVKLASIEMARAIRLVTVERGLDPTEFTLFAFGGAGPQWAVDVAEELGIKRIIVPPHPGLFSALSLLAVDEKIEARSPFPRDVDSEFRKLEESLRRRMGTVDYFIRYVDARYKGQGWELTVLVKNDYRRDFEERHRAVYGYTLPYPIEVVNARVFAVRKTVKPVLPDPVGGNINKKIRKVYIDDWVSADIYLREKLPKGFRAKGPVIVEEYSSTTLVKDGWELEVGKMGFMEVRKQ, from the coding sequence ATGATTGTTGCTGTTGATGTGGGCGGTACATTTACAGACGCGATTGCGATAGACGAAAATGGTAACATAAAGTATTATAAAGGTCTATCTACTCCTAGGAATCCTGAGGTAGGTTTAAGGAAGGCAATAGAAGAGTTAAATGTAAAAGTTGATAGGGTAATTCACGCTACCACAGTAGCAACTAATGCCTTCTTAGGTCAGCTTAATCTCGAGCTACCAAAAACTGCCTTAATTACGACTAAAGGTTTTAAGGACATAATTGAAATAGGCAGACAGAACAGACCTGAACTGTATGACATGTACTTTCACAAGCCTAAGCCCTTGGTACCGAGAGAATTGAGATTCGAGGTAAATGAGAGAACACTTTTTGACGGTAAAGTACTAGTTAAATTAAATCCCTTAGAAATTGATGAAATAGCTGTTAGACTAAAGGACGTTGAGAGTGTAGCTGTTTCCTTTCTTCACTCATATGCAAATCCTGAGAATGAAGACGTCGCAAAGGAAGTTCTCTCAAAGCACTTTAATTATGTTTGCATTTCGCATGAGGTTTGTCCTGAGCAAAGGGAATATGAGAGAACCTCTACAACTGTTATAAACGCCATGCTCATGCCCATAGTCTCCAGATACTTAGAGAGTATATCTAAAGACATTCCCTCACTGTACATAATGTCAAGCTCTGGGGGACTCGTAGATGTTGATGAAGTTAAGAAAAGACCAGTGCAGATTATAGAGAGTGGACCTGCAGCAGGAGTCGTCGGAGCCCAAGTATTCTCGCAATTACTAGGTATTAGTAACGTAATAAGCTTTGATATGGGAGGGACAACAGCAAAGGCAGGAAGTATTGTTAACAACGAAATAGAGATTACCAGCGAATATGAGGTCGGTGGGAAGGCTCATCATGGAAGACTAGTAAAGGGTTCTGGTTACCCGGTAAGATTTCCGTTTATAGATCTAGCTGAAGTATCGGCAGGTGGTGGTACCATAATTTGGAGAGATGAGGGTGGAGCTCTAAGAGTAGGTCCAATAAGTGCAGGGGCAGATCCAGGTCCAATAGCTTATATGAAAGGAGGAGATAAACCCACTTTAACTGACGCTAATCTAGTTCTGGGTAGGATCAATGAATATTTACTTTCGGGAAATATGAGATTAGACGTTGAAGGAGCCAGGAGCGGTCTAGAAAAGCTGGGAGATCCAATCGAAGTTTCTTATCAAGCTGTAAAATTAGCCAGTATAGAAATGGCTAGAGCGATAAGATTGGTAACTGTGGAGAGAGGATTAGACCCTACAGAGTTCACCTTATTCGCTTTTGGTGGTGCTGGTCCCCAGTGGGCTGTAGATGTTGCAGAAGAATTAGGAATCAAGAGGATAATAGTTCCACCTCATCCAGGTCTTTTCAGTGCACTCTCCCTCCTTGCAGTAGACGAGAAAATAGAGGCTAGGAGTCCATTTCCAAGAGATGTGGATAGTGAATTTCGAAAATTAGAGGAGAGTTTAAGAAGGAGAATGGGCACTGTTGATTATTTTATAAGATATGTTGACGCTAGGTATAAGGGTCAGGGTTGGGAGCTCACTGTTTTGGTAAAGAACGATTATAGGAGGGATTTTGAAGAGAGACATAGGGCAGTATATGGTTATACTTTACCCTATCCAATAGAAGTTGTCAATGCTAGAGTGTTTGCAGTGAGGAAGACAGTAAAGCCTGTTTTACCTGACCCTGTAGGAGGAAATATTAATAAAAAGATTAGAAAAGTTTACATTGATGATTGGGTCAGTGCAGATATTTACTTGAGAGAGAAATTACCTAAAGGATTTAGAGCAAAAGGTCCTGTAATTGTGGAAGAGTATAGTTCTACAACACTAGTTAAGGACGGATGGGAGTTAGAAGTAGGTAAAATGGGATTTATGGAGGTGAGAAAGCAGTGA
- a CDS encoding class I SAM-dependent methyltransferase — translation MSVDFGTYHHSTKEDSEMLRGIAKELFFQAFMKTGLPRDKEISVLDVGCGLGFLSYVVTQYFPKAKILGIDTFENSSLLDSDMRKAEENMEHLGIRDRVFFKRLNVLDITEELGHFDIVVSNLVFHNLGRRRFEAYEKITKVMKPSSFFINGDIFFGSEPEKSFEADISRLSKIFKLIFSKRLELKESLTYYIAVLTRA, via the coding sequence ATGTCAGTGGATTTTGGAACATATCATCACTCAACCAAGGAAGATTCGGAAATGTTAAGGGGAATTGCTAAAGAGCTCTTTTTCCAAGCCTTTATGAAGACTGGCTTACCAAGAGATAAGGAGATAAGTGTTTTAGATGTAGGATGCGGATTAGGTTTTTTAAGTTATGTTGTAACCCAGTATTTTCCAAAGGCGAAAATATTAGGAATAGACACTTTTGAAAACTCAAGTCTTCTGGATTCAGATATGAGGAAGGCTGAAGAAAACATGGAACACTTAGGTATAAGAGACAGGGTATTCTTCAAAAGGTTAAACGTTTTAGATATCACTGAGGAATTAGGGCACTTTGATATTGTGGTCTCCAATTTAGTTTTTCATAATTTAGGTAGAAGGAGATTCGAGGCATACGAAAAGATTACTAAAGTGATGAAACCTAGCTCATTCTTCATAAATGGCGATATATTTTTTGGGAGTGAACCCGAGAAATCGTTTGAAGCAGATATAAGTAGATTAAGCAAGATATTCAAACTAATATTTAGTAAAAGGTTGGAGTTAAAAGAATCATTGACTTACTACATAGCAGTCCTAACTAGGGCTTAA
- a CDS encoding MFS transporter, translating to MSRKTYVVIGFVIMCFNSIYQYSWNALQPLLKSGFNVSLVQVALGFTLFSIFSSLAQPLGGHFADKQGPKRIGIIAGILSSIGFLGTYLSPNIYVFYTVWSIGSAGEGILYGIAANLAMKWFEDKKGVATGVVSMGLGIGSALLNPFIAMATSYKTITLGIGLTEVIVLPILLWLSDYPKLLSGQAPRQIITTTRFWLIYVSFVTVLVPFSVISSQLSVLGKGVPQQELITLISLLPLLSGGLRPFFGMVADRLGIIRTTLILDLTITLGALFLLLNQIAISTILVGLSGGSMITLYFNVAGEIFGTRFSTVNSGILYTGKALGGTLGSVVFAILYSINLQLSEMYSLICGIIGILALLLVVFTTQQQAQRV from the coding sequence ATGAGTAGAAAAACGTATGTGGTAATAGGCTTTGTGATAATGTGCTTTAACTCTATTTATCAATATTCTTGGAACGCATTGCAACCGCTTTTAAAATCAGGATTCAATGTGAGTTTAGTCCAGGTTGCACTTGGTTTTACACTTTTTAGTATATTCTCTTCATTGGCACAACCTTTAGGAGGTCATTTTGCTGATAAACAGGGACCTAAGAGAATAGGAATTATAGCAGGGATTTTATCATCTATAGGCTTCTTAGGAACATATCTTTCACCGAACATATATGTCTTCTACACTGTATGGTCAATAGGAAGTGCGGGAGAGGGAATCTTATACGGCATAGCTGCAAATCTAGCAATGAAATGGTTCGAAGACAAAAAAGGAGTCGCTACAGGTGTAGTCTCCATGGGCTTAGGAATAGGTTCAGCACTTCTTAACCCTTTTATAGCAATGGCGACAAGCTATAAGACAATAACACTTGGTATTGGGTTGACTGAAGTTATCGTACTGCCAATTCTACTTTGGTTGTCAGATTATCCAAAACTATTATCAGGACAAGCTCCAAGGCAAATTATAACTACTACCCGATTTTGGCTCATATATGTTTCCTTTGTAACCGTGCTCGTACCTTTCAGTGTGATATCCTCGCAACTATCAGTTCTTGGAAAAGGAGTTCCACAACAGGAGCTGATTACCTTAATTTCACTTTTACCTCTATTGAGCGGTGGACTTAGACCATTTTTTGGAATGGTTGCAGATAGACTAGGTATAATAAGAACCACATTAATTCTAGATTTAACGATAACATTGGGTGCGTTGTTTTTACTGTTGAACCAAATTGCGATTTCGACTATTTTAGTGGGTCTTTCGGGAGGTTCAATGATAACACTTTATTTCAATGTTGCAGGGGAAATATTTGGAACACGATTCTCGACAGTAAACAGCGGGATACTTTACACTGGAAAAGCTCTAGGTGGGACATTAGGAAGTGTAGTCTTTGCAATACTTTATAGTATAAACCTACAGTTGTCAGAGATGTATTCGTTAATTTGTGGTATTATAGGCATTTTAGCTCTATTACTTGTAGTTTTTACAACCCAGCAACAGGCTCAACGAGTCTAA
- a CDS encoding M1 family metallopeptidase: MQISKYEVYLDFDFKNLSYRGKEKIYCSLDDELVLDAIGFSIHSVRINGKEIDYNYDGEKLRIKTGKFDGTIEVDFTGKVRERELVGIYKAPYDGGKNYIVSTQFESNHARKFIPCVDHPSYKAVFKIQVRVDKDLDVISNMPIQKVTEEGDKKLVEFYETPKMSTYLLYLGVGKFEEIKDELDGIQVIVASVPGKISKGRFSLEVGKKVINFYNEYFGIKYQLPKEHLIAIPEFAFGAMENWGAITFRETALLADEKSSVIQRMRVAEVVAHELAHQWFGDLVTMKWWDDLWLNESFATFMSYKAIDHLFPNWDMFGDFIHSETSGAMLRDSLSTTHPIEAHVKSPEEIEQIFDDISYGKGASILRMIEGYMGKEAFQKGIQNYLQKYKFSNAEGQDFWNSLQEASGLPIADVVKDWITKRGYPAVKVEVEGTKIRLYQERFSLTPLNENTTYLIPLTLEVNGKRITQLMKEQSMTIDVGSEVKSLKVNLDRVGFYRVEYDNLDLFLNANPNHYERWGLLDDYYNLLLAGRISYEVYENAVKELMNDDNYLVVDEIRGQLFFLWTVNPSKYTLITDFLELQLPKWSKRTDDLSQRVYGNLLRSFAYVDDRFAQGLSISFDNYDSLNPNLKEAVAIAYAITQGENGYDELLRKYREEKFDEEKQRILNAMLSFREPYLVVNTLSLALNGEIKRQDTARIIPLASANPYSRFAVWRWTKTYMEFLRSIYAGTGILGRSFRGAIPYLGLNIPEVEEYFTSNKFPEMEVEIKSALEILKALKRLS, encoded by the coding sequence ATGCAAATAAGTAAGTATGAGGTCTATTTGGACTTTGATTTTAAGAATTTAAGCTATAGAGGAAAAGAGAAAATATATTGTAGCCTAGATGATGAGCTAGTTCTGGACGCTATAGGGTTTTCTATTCACTCAGTCAGGATAAACGGCAAGGAAATTGACTATAATTATGACGGGGAGAAGTTAAGGATAAAGACTGGTAAGTTCGATGGAACAATCGAGGTAGACTTCACTGGAAAGGTAAGAGAAAGGGAACTTGTAGGGATTTATAAGGCTCCTTATGATGGTGGAAAGAATTACATTGTTTCCACTCAATTCGAATCAAATCATGCTCGAAAGTTTATTCCCTGTGTGGATCATCCCTCCTATAAGGCTGTATTTAAAATACAGGTAAGGGTTGATAAAGATCTAGATGTCATATCGAACATGCCTATTCAGAAGGTCACTGAAGAGGGAGATAAAAAGCTGGTCGAGTTTTACGAGACGCCAAAAATGTCTACATATCTCCTCTACCTAGGAGTGGGTAAGTTTGAGGAGATTAAAGATGAACTAGACGGTATACAAGTTATTGTAGCTTCAGTTCCAGGAAAAATATCTAAGGGAAGATTCTCCCTGGAAGTAGGAAAGAAAGTAATTAACTTTTACAACGAATACTTTGGCATAAAATACCAATTACCTAAGGAGCACTTAATTGCAATTCCTGAATTTGCATTTGGAGCTATGGAAAACTGGGGAGCGATAACATTTAGAGAAACTGCCCTACTAGCTGACGAGAAATCCTCTGTAATTCAGAGGATGAGAGTAGCTGAAGTGGTAGCCCACGAGCTAGCCCACCAATGGTTCGGCGACTTAGTTACCATGAAGTGGTGGGACGACCTATGGCTAAATGAAAGTTTTGCAACATTCATGAGCTATAAAGCAATTGATCACCTATTTCCCAATTGGGACATGTTTGGAGACTTCATACACAGTGAAACGTCAGGGGCAATGCTGAGGGACTCGTTATCAACAACCCATCCAATAGAGGCTCATGTGAAGAGCCCTGAGGAAATTGAACAGATATTTGACGATATAAGCTATGGAAAGGGAGCCAGTATACTGAGAATGATAGAAGGTTATATGGGCAAAGAGGCATTCCAGAAGGGAATTCAGAATTATCTTCAAAAATACAAATTCTCTAATGCTGAGGGACAAGACTTTTGGAATAGCCTTCAAGAAGCGTCAGGTCTACCAATCGCTGATGTCGTAAAAGACTGGATCACTAAGAGAGGCTACCCTGCAGTTAAGGTAGAGGTAGAGGGAACCAAAATAAGATTATACCAGGAGAGGTTCTCATTAACGCCCCTTAATGAGAATACTACCTATCTCATTCCCCTTACCTTAGAGGTAAATGGTAAAAGAATAACTCAGTTGATGAAAGAGCAGAGTATGACAATAGATGTTGGAAGTGAGGTGAAATCTCTAAAGGTCAATTTAGATAGGGTTGGTTTCTATCGTGTAGAGTATGATAACCTGGATCTATTCCTGAACGCTAATCCTAACCATTATGAAAGGTGGGGATTACTTGATGACTACTATAACTTACTACTAGCAGGTAGAATCAGTTATGAAGTTTACGAGAATGCAGTTAAAGAACTAATGAATGACGACAACTATCTAGTTGTAGATGAAATAAGGGGGCAACTCTTCTTCCTATGGACAGTGAATCCATCTAAATATACGTTAATAACTGATTTCCTAGAACTTCAGTTACCAAAATGGAGCAAGAGGACAGATGACCTATCACAGAGAGTTTATGGCAACTTGCTGAGAAGTTTTGCATATGTGGACGATAGGTTTGCTCAAGGGTTATCGATATCATTCGACAACTATGATAGTTTGAATCCTAATCTAAAGGAGGCTGTTGCTATAGCCTATGCAATAACTCAAGGTGAAAATGGATATGATGAGCTCCTAAGGAAATACAGAGAGGAGAAATTTGATGAAGAAAAACAAAGGATACTAAATGCAATGCTGAGTTTCAGAGAACCTTACCTGGTGGTTAACACTTTAAGTTTAGCATTAAACGGGGAAATAAAGAGGCAGGACACAGCAAGAATAATTCCTTTGGCATCTGCAAATCCTTATTCCAGATTTGCTGTATGGAGATGGACTAAGACTTATATGGAGTTCTTAAGGAGCATATACGCAGGTACAGGAATACTTGGGAGAAGCTTTAGAGGAGCTATTCCATACCTAGGTTTAAACATACCTGAGGTGGAAGAGTACTTCACAAGTAATAAATTCCCTGAAATGGAAGTAGAGATAAAAAGCGCTTTAGAGATCCTCAAAGCTTTGAAGAGATTAAGTTAA
- the leuS gene encoding leucine--tRNA ligase gives MDFLNEIASKWQKVWDSERVYEADVDRTKEKKFITVAFPYTNSPLHIGHGRTYITADIYARYLRMKGYNVLFPFAFQFTGTPILSIADAVKRGDEEIISTFTNVYQIPIGVISKFSDPSYLSAYFKEDMRNTALTLGLSIDRRREFTTIDPAFERFVQWQYKRLQEIGYIKKEKAPVAYCPVDEFPVGMHDTRGDIEPEIIDLDVIYFQGEKLLFLTATSRPETIFGAVAILINPDSDYSIVVDNKNGKRLVMSTEAFKKLSFQMSLTEEERKKGGELIGLNVTNPVTLKKLTVLPSKYVESKQGTGVVMAVPAHEPLHYLALSELKESFEIVPVIKSEDYGDFPAMEVLETAQTTSAQELKDYIDTLYRIEFHKGSIRDEVVDLVPDYMKQFVGERIAGKSVREARSSVVELLRNLGVHGNIYEIINGPVYCRCGAEVVVKVFDDQWFIDYSNSTWKSSVLKSLDKIEILPQDAKREISKIIFNMKPRPFTRSRGLGVRLPWDDRQIIDSLSDSTIYTVFYIVANKVKSYPTSILNERFWDYVVLGRGDSSQLSRELGIPKEQLEELRMEVEYWYPVDSRHSGRDLVQNHIPYYLYHHVGVLGEDKVPKRIVLNGFIRVGGKKMSKSFGNVYPLNKAIREYGVDTVRLALTSTSSLSDDIEFSPNIAKSIGEQLKHIHDFIENLIKLQSVNEIRKVDLWISSLISEYIDLIDNCLSNLDLRTAYKTIYYDIYEDLKDYLELGNGKINSDIIKNVISVWIRLMAPFTPHLAEELWHKLDNSLVVRQRFPSKGELQYDKRALLEIEYLRYTIDLINSMKSKMSKEPETVIIYVNEDNTQRDLIRKAIESLKERKSLPDFEKEVGDREMARLAYEIAGDLPDKIKNLAEIGINESEILTSNAQFLLNKLDVKEIYIYNSKDPSTPDIKGKKSIALPYKPGIILT, from the coding sequence GTGGATTTCCTAAACGAAATAGCATCAAAATGGCAAAAGGTTTGGGATTCTGAGAGAGTTTATGAGGCAGATGTTGATAGGACAAAGGAGAAAAAGTTTATCACGGTGGCATTCCCATATACCAATAGTCCCTTACATATAGGTCATGGTCGCACGTATATTACAGCTGACATCTACGCCAGATATTTACGTATGAAAGGATATAACGTACTCTTTCCGTTCGCCTTCCAATTCACAGGGACTCCAATTTTGTCCATAGCTGATGCGGTAAAGAGAGGAGATGAGGAAATAATTTCGACTTTTACTAATGTTTATCAAATACCTATTGGGGTTATATCTAAGTTCTCTGACCCCTCTTACCTTTCTGCGTACTTTAAAGAGGACATGCGAAACACTGCATTAACACTGGGCTTAAGTATAGATCGAAGAAGAGAGTTTACAACTATAGACCCAGCTTTTGAGCGTTTTGTACAGTGGCAATATAAAAGACTTCAGGAGATAGGATATATAAAAAAGGAAAAGGCACCTGTCGCTTACTGTCCTGTGGATGAGTTCCCTGTAGGTATGCATGATACTAGAGGGGATATAGAACCTGAGATAATAGATTTAGACGTAATATACTTCCAAGGTGAAAAATTATTATTCCTCACAGCGACCTCTAGACCAGAGACAATCTTCGGTGCAGTAGCAATACTAATTAATCCAGACAGTGATTACTCCATTGTTGTAGATAATAAAAATGGTAAGAGGCTTGTAATGTCTACTGAGGCGTTTAAGAAGTTAAGCTTTCAGATGAGTTTAACTGAAGAAGAAAGGAAAAAAGGCGGAGAATTAATAGGATTGAACGTTACAAATCCTGTAACACTCAAGAAGCTGACAGTTCTACCTAGTAAATATGTAGAATCTAAACAAGGTACAGGAGTGGTAATGGCTGTGCCTGCACATGAACCCTTGCATTATTTAGCTTTAAGTGAGTTAAAGGAAAGTTTCGAGATAGTTCCTGTGATTAAATCTGAGGACTACGGCGATTTTCCTGCAATGGAAGTTCTTGAGACAGCCCAAACCACTAGTGCACAAGAGTTAAAAGATTACATAGACACGCTTTATCGCATAGAGTTTCATAAGGGCTCAATAAGAGATGAAGTTGTTGATCTGGTCCCAGATTATATGAAGCAATTTGTAGGCGAGAGAATAGCAGGCAAAAGTGTGAGAGAAGCGAGGTCGAGTGTTGTTGAACTTTTGAGAAATTTAGGTGTTCATGGTAATATTTACGAAATAATAAATGGTCCGGTTTACTGTAGGTGCGGAGCTGAGGTTGTCGTAAAGGTTTTTGATGACCAATGGTTTATTGACTATTCTAATAGTACTTGGAAATCATCAGTTTTAAAAAGTCTAGATAAAATAGAGATTTTACCTCAGGATGCAAAGAGAGAGATAAGTAAGATAATATTTAACATGAAACCTAGACCATTTACAAGATCCAGGGGCTTAGGAGTAAGACTACCATGGGATGATAGGCAAATAATTGACAGTCTAAGTGACTCTACAATTTACACAGTATTTTATATAGTAGCAAATAAGGTTAAGTCGTATCCTACTAGTATACTTAATGAGAGATTCTGGGATTACGTAGTTCTAGGTAGGGGAGATTCCTCTCAGTTATCCCGAGAGTTAGGAATTCCAAAGGAGCAACTTGAAGAATTAAGAATGGAAGTGGAATATTGGTATCCAGTGGACTCAAGACATAGTGGAAGGGACTTGGTTCAGAACCATATTCCATATTACTTGTACCATCATGTTGGCGTATTAGGAGAAGATAAAGTTCCTAAGAGAATAGTCCTTAACGGCTTTATAAGGGTCGGAGGAAAGAAGATGAGTAAGAGCTTTGGAAATGTATATCCGCTAAACAAGGCTATTCGAGAGTACGGTGTTGATACAGTCAGGCTTGCCTTAACTTCCACATCTTCTTTATCTGATGATATTGAGTTTAGTCCAAATATAGCTAAGAGTATCGGAGAACAATTGAAGCATATTCATGATTTTATAGAGAACTTAATAAAACTACAATCTGTCAATGAGATAAGAAAGGTTGATCTATGGATATCATCACTTATCTCAGAATACATCGATTTAATTGATAATTGTCTATCAAATCTCGACCTGAGGACAGCTTACAAGACCATATATTATGATATATATGAGGATTTGAAAGATTACTTAGAACTTGGAAACGGAAAAATAAATTCAGATATAATCAAGAATGTAATCTCAGTCTGGATAAGGTTGATGGCTCCATTTACGCCACATTTAGCTGAAGAGCTATGGCACAAGCTAGATAATTCACTTGTTGTTAGACAGAGATTCCCGTCAAAAGGAGAACTACAATATGACAAGAGAGCTCTTCTCGAGATAGAATACCTGAGGTATACAATAGATTTGATTAATTCCATGAAGTCAAAGATGTCGAAGGAACCTGAAACTGTAATCATATATGTTAATGAGGATAACACGCAGAGAGACCTGATCAGGAAAGCCATCGAATCCCTTAAGGAGAGGAAGAGCTTACCTGACTTCGAAAAAGAGGTGGGAGATAGAGAAATGGCTAGGTTAGCTTATGAGATAGCTGGAGATTTACCAGATAAGATAAAGAACTTAGCTGAAATTGGTATAAACGAGAGCGAGATTCTGACCTCTAATGCCCAATTCCTTCTAAATAAACTTGATGTAAAGGAGATTTACATATACAACTCTAAGGATCCATCAACTCCAGATATAAAGGGTAAAAAATCAATAGCGTTACCTTATAAACCAGGAATCATTTTAACTTAA
- a CDS encoding radical SAM/SPASM domain-containing protein produces the protein MLWLVLTTGKCNLTCDYCGGSFPKEAVPWEVKYDVSKLKNVIERDSEAVVIFYGGEPLLNPKFIMSVMDNVKAVRWGIQSNGIGAKLLPDKYWKRMNIALFSIDGREEITDKHRGRGVYKVVTRNAKYVKEFGVETIARMAVTEDSDIYEEVMHLLSLGIFDKVHWQLNVIWSERWDFETWAYKSYLPGLRRLYEYFMSELRRGRIVKIVPFLGVISSHFFKKYRGVACGAGYESISVSTDGRILSCPIAVREKWAELGTLESFRLLDEPLPEECKSCEFKSYCGGRCLYAVKEKYWGEEGFKVVDEVTKEYLRLTLSGIEEIKELIRDNVISLSDLKYDPVMDSTEVIP, from the coding sequence ATTCTATGGTTGGTACTAACTACTGGGAAGTGTAATTTAACCTGTGACTATTGTGGCGGTTCATTTCCAAAGGAGGCAGTGCCTTGGGAAGTAAAGTATGACGTTAGTAAACTAAAGAATGTGATTGAAAGAGATAGTGAGGCAGTTGTCATATTTTATGGCGGAGAGCCATTGTTAAACCCTAAATTCATAATGTCGGTCATGGATAATGTAAAAGCTGTCAGATGGGGAATTCAGAGTAATGGAATAGGGGCTAAACTACTTCCTGATAAATATTGGAAGAGGATGAATATAGCCCTATTCTCTATAGATGGTAGAGAAGAGATTACGGACAAGCATAGGGGGAGAGGAGTTTATAAAGTTGTAACTAGGAATGCTAAATACGTTAAGGAGTTCGGAGTGGAAACTATTGCGAGGATGGCTGTTACTGAGGATAGTGATATCTATGAGGAGGTCATGCATCTTCTGTCCCTAGGAATTTTCGATAAGGTCCATTGGCAATTAAATGTCATATGGAGTGAGAGATGGGATTTTGAAACATGGGCGTATAAATCCTACTTGCCTGGGCTAAGGAGACTTTACGAGTACTTCATGAGTGAGTTAAGGAGAGGAAGAATTGTCAAGATTGTTCCATTCCTTGGAGTAATCAGCTCACATTTCTTTAAGAAATATAGAGGAGTTGCCTGTGGAGCTGGTTATGAGAGCATTTCAGTGTCCACAGACGGAAGAATCCTATCCTGTCCTATTGCTGTTAGGGAAAAATGGGCTGAATTAGGAACTCTGGAATCATTTAGGCTTTTAGATGAGCCATTACCTGAGGAGTGTAAATCATGTGAGTTCAAGAGTTATTGCGGTGGGAGATGCCTTTATGCCGTAAAGGAAAAGTATTGGGGTGAGGAGGGATTCAAGGTGGTCGACGAGGTTACTAAGGAGTATCTGAGGTTAACTTTATCTGGAATAGAAGAGATCAAAGAGCTAATAAGAGATAACGTAATAAGTCTAAGTGATCTAAAGTACGATCCAGTTATGGACTCCACGGAAGTTATACCTTAA